A stretch of Paracoccus sp. N5 DNA encodes these proteins:
- a CDS encoding TRAP transporter substrate-binding protein: MTKLNRRQFTALAAAGLIAAPALRASAAEAEVTLKLGHLANEQNSWHKAALKFGEELARLTEGRVQVQVFANESLGKEIDLINGMQLGTADMTITGESLQNWSPMAALLAVPYAYPTLEKMDEVAAGEIGKQIEADIIAKAQIRPIGYFARGPRNVTSNREIRTPADLKGLKLRVPNVPLFVKTWEALGAAPTPMAFGEVFTSLQNGTIDAQENPLALIESANFNEVQKFLNKTEHVRSWIYLTISELTWAKLSEADQQAVLEAAKTAQAHERELFLADEERLAKVLQDKGMTFVDSDKAAFAAASREAVLANVGAEIKPVVEQLFAEQD; the protein is encoded by the coding sequence ATGACCAAACTGAACCGCCGTCAATTCACGGCACTGGCCGCTGCCGGCCTGATCGCGGCCCCCGCCCTGCGCGCCTCGGCCGCCGAGGCCGAGGTCACGCTGAAGCTGGGCCACCTGGCCAACGAACAGAACAGCTGGCACAAGGCCGCGCTGAAATTCGGCGAGGAACTGGCGCGGCTGACCGAGGGTCGCGTCCAGGTCCAGGTCTTTGCCAATGAATCGCTGGGCAAGGAAATCGACCTGATCAACGGCATGCAGCTTGGCACCGCCGACATGACCATCACCGGCGAAAGCCTTCAGAACTGGTCGCCCATGGCGGCGCTGCTGGCGGTGCCCTATGCTTATCCCACGCTGGAAAAGATGGACGAGGTCGCCGCGGGCGAGATCGGCAAGCAGATCGAGGCCGACATCATCGCCAAGGCGCAGATCCGGCCGATCGGCTATTTCGCCCGCGGCCCGCGCAACGTGACCTCGAACCGCGAGATCAGGACGCCCGCAGACCTCAAGGGATTGAAGCTGCGCGTGCCGAACGTGCCGCTTTTCGTCAAGACCTGGGAGGCGCTGGGCGCCGCGCCCACGCCGATGGCCTTCGGCGAGGTCTTCACCTCGTTGCAGAACGGCACCATCGACGCGCAGGAAAACCCGCTGGCGCTGATCGAATCGGCGAATTTCAACGAAGTGCAGAAATTCCTGAACAAGACCGAGCATGTGCGGTCCTGGATCTACCTGACGATTTCCGAACTGACCTGGGCCAAGCTGTCGGAAGCCGACCAGCAGGCCGTGCTGGAGGCGGCGAAGACCGCGCAGGCGCATGAGCGCGAGCTGTTCCTGGCCGACGAAGAGCGCTTGGCCAAGGTGCTTCAGGACAAGGGCATGACCTTCGTGGACAGCGACAAGGCCGCCTTCGCCGCCGCCTCGCGCGAGGCGGTGCTGGCCAATGTCGGCGCCGAGATCAAGCCGGTGGTCGAGCAGCTTTTCGCCGAACAGGACTGA
- a CDS encoding TRAP transporter small permease subunit: MTAIMQTLRIVLRIGTGLSFLVLIGAVTVQVVGRSFIGSSPVWTEELTRFALLYLAGFGTGLALFTGDLVNVDLVSEAMPGRWPWVLRLASAVAVLAFCLPLIGPAWRFTKIGAIQTSPAMGLPMNYVHGSALLLLVMLAVAAVLRIVGMLAGATDGKPEHLVGESE; this comes from the coding sequence ATGACCGCGATCATGCAAACTTTGCGCATCGTGCTGCGCATCGGCACCGGGCTGTCGTTCCTGGTGCTGATCGGCGCCGTGACGGTGCAGGTGGTCGGGCGCAGCTTCATCGGCAGCTCTCCGGTCTGGACCGAGGAACTGACCCGCTTCGCGCTGCTGTATCTGGCGGGCTTCGGCACCGGGCTGGCGCTGTTCACCGGCGATCTGGTGAACGTCGACCTGGTCAGCGAGGCGATGCCGGGGCGCTGGCCCTGGGTGCTGCGGCTGGCCTCGGCCGTGGCGGTGCTGGCCTTCTGCCTGCCGCTGATCGGCCCGGCATGGCGCTTCACGAAGATCGGCGCGATCCAGACCTCGCCGGCGATGGGCCTGCCGATGAACTACGTCCATGGCAGCGCCCTGCTGCTGCTGGTCATGCTGGCCGTCGCCGCGGTGCTGCGCATCGTCGGAATGCTGGCCGGCGCCACCGACGGCAAACCCGAACATCTGGTGGGAGAAAGCGAATGA
- a CDS encoding alpha-hydroxy acid oxidase, giving the protein MPVITEIEDLRRLHQRRVPRMFYDYVDVGAWTGGTYRANRDDFERILFRQRVARNIEARSLASTMLGQPVSMPVALAPVGLLGMQHPDGEIHAARAAQAAGVPFTLSTMSMCSLEDIAQATGAPFWFQLYTLRDEEFLDNILERARRAGVTALVLTLDLTIQGQRHKDLKNRMTAPPKLTVANLINIAMHPRWALGMLGTKRRSFGNIVGHARGVDSLGDLMDWTSRQFDQRLDWGRVEQIIRKWGGPVILKGINDPEDARRAIDTGADAILVSNHGGRQLDGAPSTIRALPAIRRAVGPDYPLYLDSGIQSGQEALKAIACGANGVFVGRAFTYGLGAMGQKGVEAALAIIRRDMDITMALCGVNDIKDFGPGCLWSDDPGKPSA; this is encoded by the coding sequence ATGCCGGTGATCACCGAAATCGAGGATTTGCGCCGCCTTCACCAGCGGCGCGTCCCGCGCATGTTCTACGATTACGTCGATGTCGGCGCCTGGACGGGCGGCACCTATCGCGCCAACCGCGACGATTTCGAAAGGATCCTGTTCCGTCAGCGCGTTGCCCGCAATATCGAGGCCCGCAGCCTGGCCTCCACCATGCTGGGCCAGCCGGTCTCGATGCCGGTGGCACTTGCCCCGGTCGGATTGCTGGGCATGCAGCACCCGGACGGCGAGATCCACGCCGCCCGCGCCGCGCAAGCTGCCGGCGTGCCCTTCACGCTGTCCACCATGTCGATGTGTTCGCTCGAGGACATCGCCCAGGCGACCGGGGCGCCGTTCTGGTTCCAGCTCTACACCCTGCGGGACGAGGAGTTCCTGGACAATATCCTGGAGCGCGCCCGCCGCGCCGGGGTGACGGCGCTGGTGCTGACGCTGGACCTGACCATCCAGGGCCAGCGCCACAAGGACCTGAAGAACCGCATGACCGCGCCGCCCAAGCTGACGGTCGCGAACCTGATCAATATCGCGATGCATCCGCGTTGGGCGCTGGGGATGCTGGGGACGAAGCGGCGCAGCTTCGGCAATATCGTCGGCCATGCGCGCGGCGTGGACAGCCTGGGCGACCTGATGGACTGGACCTCGCGCCAGTTCGACCAGAGGCTGGACTGGGGCCGGGTGGAACAGATCATCCGCAAATGGGGCGGCCCGGTGATCCTGAAGGGCATCAACGACCCCGAGGACGCCCGCCGCGCCATCGACACCGGCGCCGATGCGATCCTGGTCTCGAACCATGGCGGGCGGCAACTGGACGGCGCGCCCTCGACCATCCGCGCCCTGCCGGCGATTCGCCGCGCGGTCGGGCCGGACTATCCGCTCTATCTCGACAGCGGCATCCAGTCGGGACAAGAGGCGCTGAAGGCCATCGCCTGCGGCGCGAACGGCGTCTTCGTCGGCCGCGCCTTCACCTATGGCCTTGGCGCGATGGGGCAAAAGGGCGTCGAAGCCGCGCTTGCCATCATCCGCCGCGACATGGACATCACCATGGCGCTGTGCGGCGTCAATGACATCAAGGACTTCGGTCCCGGCTGCCTATGGTCCGACGACCCCGGCAAACCCTCAGCATAA
- a CDS encoding TRAP transporter large permease: MSLAILGIVFVLGLIIGMPVAVTLGLSSLAYLLMQGIPLVVVPQKMFAGMDSFVLLCIPGFILAGNLMNGGGITGRIIRFAQAMVGWIRGGLAQTNVASSMLFGGISGTAVADAASIGGMMIPGMKKAGYPADFSAAVTAASSTVGPIIPPSVPMIIVGSLSGISVGKMFIAGAIPGVLMGLAMMVTTYIIAVRRDFPRQAWQGWGELGSSFLGAFWALAMTGLIVGGMLSGFVTPTETAVVASIYAIVVGAFIYRELPLKLVPKIVVDSAVGSAGILCLVGTANVFGWILVSEQIPQMIADSVLSITTNKFLVILLINIVLLLVGMFMETIAALIILFVPLLTLAQGVGIEPLHFAVFMVLNLMIGLTTPPVGICMFICANIARLPLGPVIRALVPYLVTNIIVLLLVSYIPAISTWLPSLMDK; encoded by the coding sequence ATGAGCCTTGCAATCCTGGGCATTGTCTTCGTCCTTGGCCTGATCATCGGCATGCCGGTGGCGGTCACTTTGGGCCTGTCCTCGCTGGCCTATCTGCTGATGCAGGGCATCCCGCTGGTCGTGGTCCCGCAGAAGATGTTCGCGGGCATGGACAGCTTCGTGCTGCTGTGCATCCCCGGCTTCATCCTGGCCGGGAACCTGATGAATGGCGGCGGCATCACCGGGCGCATCATCCGTTTCGCGCAGGCCATGGTCGGCTGGATCCGGGGCGGGCTGGCGCAGACCAACGTCGCCTCGTCCATGCTGTTCGGCGGCATCTCGGGCACGGCAGTCGCGGATGCGGCATCGATCGGCGGCATGATGATCCCCGGCATGAAGAAGGCGGGCTATCCGGCCGATTTCTCGGCGGCAGTCACGGCGGCATCCTCGACCGTGGGGCCGATCATCCCGCCCTCGGTGCCGATGATCATCGTGGGCTCGCTCTCGGGGATCTCGGTCGGCAAGATGTTCATCGCCGGCGCCATCCCGGGCGTGCTGATGGGCCTCGCCATGATGGTCACCACCTATATCATCGCCGTGCGGCGCGATTTTCCGCGCCAGGCGTGGCAGGGCTGGGGCGAGCTGGGTTCGTCCTTCCTGGGCGCGTTCTGGGCGCTGGCCATGACCGGACTGATCGTCGGCGGCATGCTGTCGGGCTTCGTCACGCCGACGGAAACCGCCGTGGTCGCCTCGATCTACGCCATCGTCGTCGGCGCCTTCATCTATCGCGAACTGCCGCTGAAGCTGGTGCCGAAGATCGTCGTGGACAGCGCGGTCGGTTCCGCCGGCATCCTGTGCCTTGTCGGCACGGCGAATGTCTTTGGCTGGATCCTGGTCAGCGAACAGATCCCGCAGATGATCGCGGATTCGGTGCTGTCGATCACCACCAACAAGTTCCTGGTGATCCTGCTGATCAATATCGTCCTGCTGCTGGTCGGCATGTTCATGGAGACCATCGCCGCGCTGATCATCCTGTTCGTGCCGCTGTTGACGCTGGCGCAAGGCGTGGGAATCGAGCCACTGCATTTCGCGGTCTTCATGGTGCTGAACCTGATGATCGGGCTGACCACGCCCCCGGTCGGGATCTGCATGTTCATCTGCGCCAACATCGCCCGGCTGCCGCTGGGTCCGGTGATCCGCGCGCTGGTGCCCTATCTGGTCACCAACATCATCGTGCTGCTGCTGGTGTCCTATATCCCGGCGATCAGCACCTGGCTTCCCTCCCTGATGGACAAGTAA
- a CDS encoding L-idonate 5-dehydrogenase: MTQEIACRLYAAHDLRVDPLPEPEPQDGAALIRVARGGICGSDLHYYHDGGFGPIRVQQPIILGHEAAGVVEAAPQGSGLRVGQLVSLSPSRPCGACEYCAAGKERHCLSMRFNGSAYRFPHENGFFRNRLYHPVNQCLPLPDGATAEAAAGAEPLSVCLHALSMGPDLRGQRVLVTGAGPIGAICTALARLRGAAEIVVTDVQDFTLDVARRMGADRVVNVANDPEGLADYAQGKGQIDVVLECSANPHAIAQAIGVTRPEGTVVQIGVGGTVPLPLNLIVSKELRLVGTHRFDREFPEAVRMIGAGEIDLSPMVTQVIPAAEAQRAFDLAGDRSQAVKVQLDFGA, translated from the coding sequence ATGACACAGGAAATCGCCTGCCGCCTTTACGCGGCCCATGACCTGCGGGTCGACCCCCTGCCCGAGCCCGAGCCGCAGGACGGCGCCGCCCTGATCCGCGTCGCCCGCGGCGGGATCTGCGGATCGGACCTGCATTATTACCACGATGGCGGCTTCGGCCCCATCCGGGTGCAGCAGCCGATCATCCTCGGCCACGAGGCCGCCGGCGTGGTCGAGGCCGCGCCGCAGGGCTCTGGCCTGCGGGTGGGGCAGCTGGTCTCGCTTTCGCCCTCGCGCCCCTGCGGTGCATGCGAATACTGCGCGGCGGGAAAAGAGCGCCATTGCCTGAGCATGCGCTTCAACGGCTCGGCCTATCGTTTCCCGCATGAGAACGGCTTTTTCCGTAACCGGCTTTATCATCCGGTCAACCAGTGCCTGCCGCTGCCCGATGGCGCGACTGCCGAGGCCGCGGCAGGAGCCGAGCCGCTGTCGGTCTGCCTGCATGCGCTGAGCATGGGGCCGGACCTGCGGGGGCAGCGCGTTCTGGTCACCGGGGCGGGGCCGATCGGCGCGATCTGCACCGCCTTGGCTCGGCTGCGCGGCGCGGCGGAAATCGTGGTGACGGATGTGCAGGACTTCACGCTGGACGTCGCCCGCCGCATGGGCGCCGACCGGGTGGTGAACGTCGCCAACGACCCCGAGGGGCTGGCCGATTACGCGCAGGGCAAGGGCCAGATCGACGTGGTCCTGGAATGCTCGGCCAACCCCCACGCCATCGCGCAGGCCATCGGCGTCACGCGGCCCGAGGGCACCGTGGTCCAGATCGGCGTCGGCGGCACCGTGCCGCTGCCCCTGAACCTGATCGTCAGCAAGGAACTGCGCCTTGTCGGCACCCACCGCTTCGACCGCGAATTTCCCGAAGCCGTGCGGATGATCGGCGCGGGCGAGATCGACCTGTCGCCGATGGTCACGCAGGTCATCCCGGCGGCCGAGGCGCAGCGCGCTTTCGACCTGGCGGGGGACCGGTCGCAGGCCGTCAAGGTGCAGCTGGATTTCGGGGCCTGA